One Babesia bovis T2Bo chromosome 4 map unlocalized Chr4_1, whole genome shotgun sequence genomic window carries:
- a CDS encoding GMP synthase (glutamine-hydrolyzing) C-terminal domain containing protein, whose product MTTDKNIIFIFDFGSHQSGSMVRFLRGLGITCELFPVEKAVETLSGRVPAAVILSGGSESVKDADSIKIDKKILEICASKHVPVLALAYAMYALCETLGGKVTKLGPQESEYRKENVHVEAGSDSILEGVPSSFVAHGCHLDKIDSIPTGFKVSMKDAHGNVAGIVNSQSNVRAFCFHPQEVEEGKADMIMKKFCFELSRCEKTWDMRSYHEQTKKDVIKQCGSKKFVVAGLSGGVDSTVCAAIVHEAIKERFHGIMINTGLMRYQETQKCYDRLKAEIPGIQLTIRDSSAVFFKELKGVHDPENKRKVIGRVYIEEFEKAMKELGYNHDNCLLLQGTIYPDILESDLNRRSKLPVKSHHNVGGLPENLKFELIEPVRLLFKEEVRDLGRLLGLSETTFKRHPFPGPGLGARVLGELTPERVEIARQADRYMFEELEARGLVDKVSQCACVLLPNTRSTGLRNSARVYGMVVVVRIIMTVDFVTAKFARHIDMECLAAISRKITENIPEVNRVCYDITDKPPATIEWE is encoded by the coding sequence ATGACGACtgataaaaacattatcTTCATCTTTGACTTCGGGTCACACCAATCCGGGTCTATGGTACGCTTCCTTCGTGGACTGGGAATAACATGCGAACTATTCCCAGTGGAGAAGGCTGTTGAAACTCTTTCCGGACGTGTCCCAGCAGCAGTTATACTTAGCGGTGGATCAGAAAGTGTAAAGGATGCGGATTCTATCAAGATAGACAAGAAGATTTTGGAAATCTGTGCCTCTAAACATGTCCCAGTCCTCGCATTGGCTTACGCCATGTACGCTCTTTGCGAAACCTTGGGAGGCAAAGTCACCAAGCTGGGCCCACAGGAAAGTGAATACCGTAAGGAAAATGTACACGTAGAAGCTGGATCAGACTCCATCCTTGAAGGCGTACCTTCCAGCTTCGTTGCACACGGATGCCACCTCGATAAAATCGACTCCATCCCAACTGGCTTCAAAGTATCCATGAAAGATGCACATGGAAACGTAGCTGGTATTGTTAACTCACAGTCTAATGTCAGAGCATTCTGCTTCCACCCACAAGAGGTTGAAGAAGGAAAGGCTGATATGATCATGAAGAAATTCTGCTTCGAACTTAGCCGCTGTGAAAAGACATGGGATATGCGCAGCTACCACGAACAAACTAAGAAGGACGTTATCAAGCAGTGTGGTTCCAAGAAATTCGTCGTTGCAGGGCTCTCTGGTGGTGTGGACAGCACCGTCTGTGCCGCCATTGTACACGAGGCCATCAAGGAAAGGTTCCACGGTATCATGATTAACACCGGTTTGATGAGGTACCAGGAAACACAAAAGTGCTACGACAGACTTAAGGCTGAAATCCCGGGTATCCAGCTTACCATCCGTGATTCATCAGCCGTATTCTTCAAGGAACTTAAGGGCGTGCATGACCCCGAAAACAAACGTAAGGTCATTGGACGCGTGTACATCGAGGAATTCGAAAAGGCCATGAAGGAGCTTGGTTACAACCACGACAACTGCCTGTTGCTACAGGGTACCATCTACCCTGATATCCTCGAGTCTGACCTTAACAGAAGGAGCAAACTCCCAGTTAAGTCACACCACAACGTTGGAGGTCTTCCTGAAAACTTGAAATTCGAACTCATTGAACCCGTGCGCTTGCTGTTCAAGGAGGAAGTCAGGGATTTGGGTAGACTATTAGGTCTCTCTGAAACCACCTTCAAGAGACACCCATTCCCAGGACCCGGTCTCGGTGCCAGGGTTTTGGGAGAACTCACTCCAGAACGTGTAGAAATTGCCAGACAAGCTGACAGATACATGTTTGAAGAGCTTGAAGCCAGGGGTTTGGTTGACAAGGTGTCCCAATGCGCCTGTGTACTTCTTCCCAACACCCGCTCAACTGGTTTGAGAAATTCAGCCAGAGTTTACGGTATGGTCGTAGTTGTGCGTATCATTATGACCGTCGATTTCGTTACCGCCAAATTCGCAAGGCATATCGATATGGAGTGCTTGGCCGCAATCTCGCGCAAGATCACTGAAAATATCCCTGAAGTTAACAGGGTATGCTATGACATTACTGACAAACCCCCAGCCACCATTGAATGGGAGTAA
- a CDS encoding Ubiquinol-cytochrome C reductase complex 14kD subunit family protein: MLINRTLGKIAAATARRTKEASLRSTPAMRKLQSGPGPLTNIYQTFIGPWVFRMFTGPLERWSQACLTRYLREHGLLYDDLMSEREPIVERALEMLPEDLKTARFRRIARGMHISTLRMYPPLEEQNYDPFVPYLAPYIEEAKFQLQEEEELLGYHPQDRRVFCGGTTGFGDMEPGMHFLTSLPNLYGAGMGNMKKK; the protein is encoded by the exons ATGCTAATCAACAGGACTCTAGGTAAAATTGCGGCGGCTACGGCCAGACGCACAAAGGAGGCCTCCCTTAGGTCAACACCTGCTATGCGCAAGCTTCAAAGTGGACCTGGACCTTTAACAAATATTTACCAAACCTTCATAGGACCATGGGTATTCCGTATGTTCACGGGACCCCTTGAACGCTGGTCCCAGGCATGCCTTACTCGTTATCTCAGAGAGCATg GTCTTTTGTATGACGACCTCATGAGCGAGAGAGAGCCTATCGTTGAACGAGCTTTAGAAATGCTACCAGAAGATTTGAAAACTGCAAGATTCAGAAGGATAGCTAGAGGTATGCACATATCCACACTAAGGATGTACCCCCCTCTGGAAGAGCAAAACTACGACCCTTTCGTGCCATACCTGGCACcatatattgaagaagCAAAGTTCCAACtgcaagaagaagaagaacTGCTCGGATACCACCCACAAGATAGACGTGTTTTTTGCG GTGGAACAACCGGATTTGGTGATATGGAGCCTGGGATGCACTTCCTTACATCGCTTCCCAACCTATACGGTGCGGGTATGGGAAACATGAAAAAGAAATAA
- a CDS encoding putative peptidyl-tRNA hydrolase 2 mitochondrial precursor, giving the protein MRKRGETVTEYESDDDSDIKLVLCVRTDLEMGKGKIAAQCGHAALGAYIDSINRKNPYLNEWMNQGQKKVVLKVKSKEDMAELKRSAAAAHINYHITCDAGRTQIPAGSYTVIAIGPAPENVVNKITGHLKLL; this is encoded by the exons ATGCGAAAAAGAGGCGAAACCGTAACGGAATATGAAAGTGACGATGATAGTGATATAAAGTTGGTGCTATGCGTCAGAACAG ACTTGGAAATGGGAAAGGGAAAAATAGCAGCACAGTGTGGGCATGCCGCTCTAGGAGCATACATCGATTCAATAAATCGCAAAAATCCATACCTCAATGAATGGATGAACCAAGGACAGAAGAAAGTGGTGCTCAAAGTTAAG AGCAAAGAAGATATGGCTGAACTTAAACGAAGCGCTGCTGCCGCTCACATCAACTACCATATTACGTGTGATGCA GGTAGAACCCAAATACCAGCAGGATCATACACAGTTATCGCCATAGGTCCAG CACCCGAAAATGTAGTAAACAAAATAACCGGACACTTAAAATTACTATAA
- a CDS encoding Transcription factor S-II (TFIIS) family protein, whose translation MEDSELDILLAAAESGKNVLIPVTDPRFNSSIAKINVKEAMDMAQYLYAESGFDAEGRVVTNNFKYQIHSSKVNPNVLNLVERKDHVSYDYLIALGCLRCKTSVNFKSPHSFFDSDSSIRQELRCQTCNEVIAPIFSSNCTDVLVDSLEKRATFGRGNEGEKAYIYGYRQSCEFDRSSKKWWMDSLKDDGERAGDDNTLFMAKNANKSSREVVKQLCDNCGFEEAYYSTFQARSADEGMTVMYECKRCKNRTVVNT comes from the coding sequence ATGGAGGATTCTGAGTTGGATATTCTACTTGCCGCCGCGGAGAGTGGGAAGAACGTATTGATTCCCGTTACCGACCCTCGCTTCAACAGTAGTATAGCAAAAATAAACGTTAAGGAGGCTATGGATATGGCTCAGTATTTATATGCTGAAAGCGGATTTGATGCTGAGGGTCGTGTGGTTACTAACAATTTTAAATACCAGATTCATTCATCTAAGGTTAATCCGAATGTACTTAATTTAGTGGAGCGCAAGGATCATGTTAGTTACGACTATTTGATTGCTCTGGGCTGTCTTCGATGTAAGACATCTGTTAACTTTAAATCACCGCATTCGTTttttgatagtgattcaTCTATCCGTCAGGAGCTACGTTGTCAAACATGCAACGAGGTTATCGCACCTATATTTAGTTCAAATTGCACGGACGTTCTTGTCGACAGTTTGGAAAAGCGTGCTACATTTGGCCGAGGCAATGAGGGAGAGAAGGCCTATATATATGGTTATCGTCAGAGTTGTGAGTTTGACCGTTCCAGTAAGAAATGGTGGATGGATTCACTTAAGGATGACGGTGAAAGGGCTGGCGACGACAATACCTTATTCATGGCAAAGAATGCCAACAAGAGCAGTCGTGAGGTAGTGAAGCAATTGTGTGACAACTGCGGTTTTGAAGAGGCTTATTATTCAACATTCCAAGCTCGTTCTGCTGATGAGGGTATGACTGTGATGTATGAGTGCAAGCGGTGTAAGAATCGCACTGTTGTCAATACTTGA